The Spirochaetota bacterium genome has a window encoding:
- a CDS encoding MaoC/PaaZ C-terminal domain-containing protein: MADKITKGATFQAQEVVDKYRAIYYAGASGDFNPIHIDPEFGKMVGLGGVILHGLCALGFVAKSVTDWTGDPGKLKKLRCRFATPVHIEDTITVAGEVLDVSGGRAVLNLKVTRHNGDEVEKNVTAEVEV, encoded by the coding sequence ATGGCGGATAAAATAACAAAGGGGGCGACGTTCCAGGCGCAGGAGGTCGTCGACAAGTATCGCGCCATCTATTACGCGGGCGCCTCGGGGGATTTCAATCCCATACACATCGATCCGGAGTTCGGCAAGATGGTCGGGCTGGGCGGCGTCATCCTTCACGGTCTTTGTGCGCTCGGTTTCGTCGCCAAGAGCGTGACCGACTGGACCGGCGATCCCGGCAAACTCAAGAAACTCCGGTGCAGGTTCGCGACCCCGGTGCATATCGAGGACACCATCACCGTCGCCGGAGAGGTGCTCGACGTTTCGGGCGGCAGGGCGGTACTGAACCTCAAGGTGACAAGGCACAACGGCGACGAGGTCGAGAAGAACGTGACGGCCGAGGTCGAGGTTTAA
- a CDS encoding desulfoferrodoxin has product MVKERLEVYKCDVCGNIVEVLHVGGGELVCCGQPMKLLSENTTDASKEKHVPEIERTSDGLKVKVGSAPHPMEDKHWIMWVQLIADGKSYRQFLNPGDAPEAVFKVSADKPVAREYCNLHGLWKA; this is encoded by the coding sequence ATGGTTAAAGAAAGGCTGGAAGTCTATAAATGCGATGTATGCGGAAATATCGTGGAGGTTCTTCATGTGGGCGGCGGCGAACTGGTATGCTGCGGTCAACCGATGAAGCTGCTCTCCGAAAACACCACCGACGCCTCGAAGGAGAAGCACGTTCCGGAGATTGAAAGGACCTCCGACGGCCTCAAGGTAAAGGTTGGAAGCGCACCGCACCCGATGGAAGATAAACACTGGATAATGTGGGTTCAGCTTATCGCCGACGGAAAGAGCTACCGGCAGTTCCTCAATCCCGGCGACGCTCCAGAGGCCGTGTTCAAGGTCTCCGCGGACAAACCGGTCGCGCGGGAATACTGCAATCTGCACGGGCTCTGGAAGGCTTAG
- a CDS encoding cytochrome ubiquinol oxidase subunit I: MDVVLLSRIQFAVAAGFHFIFPPLTFGITLVILVLETLYLKSDQEIFKTISSFLIKILGLIFVLGVATGIVLEFSFGTNWSQYSRFVGDIFGAPLAAEGILAFFLESVFLGLLLFGRNRVSRKFYWFSAFLVFFGALLSGFWIIIANSWMQTPAGYAIEGGRAVLTDFYAAVFNPSTVIRFLHTMLAGWITGSLFLAGLAAWYLLNRRHEAISKILMKISLTIFIFSALAQFVSGHSSSVQVAKTQPEKMAAFEALWNTMEGAPLSLFGIPIESEQKTYLEVSVPKLLSLLIYSDPDARVLGLNEFKPDERPPVFLPYLSYHVMIALGALFALLAAVGAVMLVRGTAYTARWFLVALIAAIPLPHLANQFGWIAAEVGRQPWVVYRVLKTADAVSVVVPAWQVLFSLIMFSLIYMLLFVVFIMILLKIVKKGPGATSEGY; this comes from the coding sequence ATGGATGTTGTTCTTCTTTCCCGCATTCAGTTCGCCGTTGCGGCGGGCTTTCATTTTATCTTCCCGCCGCTGACATTCGGGATAACGCTTGTCATCCTCGTTCTCGAAACCCTGTATCTTAAATCGGATCAGGAAATCTTCAAGACGATATCTTCGTTCCTTATCAAAATCCTGGGGCTAATATTCGTTTTGGGCGTCGCGACGGGCATAGTTCTCGAATTCTCTTTCGGAACCAACTGGTCACAGTATTCGCGCTTTGTGGGGGATATTTTCGGCGCCCCACTCGCCGCCGAGGGTATACTGGCGTTTTTCCTTGAATCGGTGTTTCTTGGATTGCTCCTGTTCGGCCGCAACCGCGTATCGCGGAAGTTTTACTGGTTTTCGGCCTTCCTGGTCTTTTTCGGCGCGCTCCTGTCGGGTTTCTGGATAATCATCGCCAATTCCTGGATGCAGACCCCGGCCGGCTATGCTATAGAAGGCGGCCGCGCGGTGCTGACGGACTTTTACGCCGCCGTGTTCAATCCATCTACAGTCATAAGGTTCCTGCACACCATGCTCGCCGGCTGGATTACCGGCTCGCTTTTCCTCGCGGGACTTGCGGCCTGGTACCTGCTCAACAGGCGTCATGAGGCCATCTCCAAAATACTAATGAAGATATCGCTGACTATCTTTATCTTCTCGGCGCTGGCCCAGTTCGTATCCGGTCACTCGAGCTCGGTCCAGGTGGCTAAAACACAGCCGGAAAAAATGGCGGCCTTTGAAGCGCTCTGGAACACGATGGAAGGGGCGCCCCTCTCCCTCTTCGGAATCCCCATCGAGAGCGAGCAGAAAACATACCTTGAGGTTTCGGTCCCGAAGCTGTTGAGCCTGCTGATTTATTCCGACCCGGACGCCAGGGTGCTTGGACTCAACGAATTCAAGCCCGACGAGAGACCGCCAGTATTCCTTCCGTACCTGTCCTATCATGTGATGATCGCACTCGGCGCGCTGTTCGCCCTCCTGGCGGCCGTCGGCGCGGTGATGCTCGTTCGCGGCACCGCGTATACCGCCAGATGGTTCCTTGTCGCTCTCATCGCCGCGATCCCGCTGCCGCATCTTGCCAACCAGTTCGGCTGGATCGCCGCGGAGGTCGGCCGCCAGCCCTGGGTCGTGTACCGAGTGCTTAAAACTGCCGACGCGGTTTCCGTCGTCGTGCCAGCCTGGCAGGTGCTCTTTTCTCTGATCATGTTCTCGCTTATCTATATGCTTCTTTTCGTGGTGTTCATCATGATACTCCTTAAAATCGTGAAGAAGGGACCCGGCGCGACATCCGAAGGATACTGA
- a CDS encoding histone deacetylase, translating into MGRTAYLFESIYLEHQTEWGHPESAERLIAIDTMLQSRPYYGDLVRVRPRKADIRHIELVHDLAYIRRAREEIESGEEYFDSMDTSVCPRSYEVALYAAGGALAICDAVMEGRAEYGFCALRPPGHHAERDYAAGFCIFNNIAIAARYIQKEHSLKRVAIVDWDVHHGNGTQHTFEKDHTVFYASLHQFPYYPGTGSGVEKGRDAGVDFTLNIPMDAGSGDEEYRAAFRNRLIPALEAFQPEFILISAGFDAHRNDPLAGMDISTGMFGEFTTVLMGVAARHAKNRVVALLEGGYNLNALAASVERMMRTFVEA; encoded by the coding sequence ATGGGCAGGACTGCGTACCTTTTCGAGTCGATATACCTGGAACACCAGACCGAGTGGGGGCATCCCGAGAGCGCCGAGCGGCTGATAGCGATCGACACCATGCTTCAGTCGCGGCCGTATTACGGGGATCTGGTGCGCGTCAGGCCGAGGAAGGCCGATATCAGGCACATAGAGCTTGTTCACGATCTGGCGTATATCAGGCGGGCGCGTGAGGAAATCGAGAGCGGTGAAGAATATTTCGACTCGATGGACACCTCGGTCTGCCCGCGTTCGTACGAGGTCGCGCTCTATGCGGCGGGAGGCGCGCTCGCCATATGCGACGCGGTCATGGAAGGGAGGGCCGAGTACGGGTTTTGCGCCCTGAGGCCGCCCGGCCACCATGCCGAGAGGGATTACGCGGCGGGATTCTGCATCTTCAACAATATCGCGATAGCGGCGCGCTATATTCAAAAAGAGCACAGTCTGAAACGGGTGGCCATAGTGGACTGGGACGTGCACCACGGCAACGGAACACAACACACGTTCGAAAAGGATCACACGGTGTTTTATGCGAGCCTCCACCAGTTTCCCTATTATCCGGGGACCGGTTCCGGCGTGGAAAAGGGGAGGGACGCCGGCGTCGACTTCACGCTTAATATTCCCATGGACGCCGGCAGCGGCGACGAGGAGTATCGCGCCGCCTTCAGGAACCGCCTCATACCTGCGCTCGAGGCTTTTCAACCGGAATTCATTTTGATATCCGCCGGTTTTGACGCCCACCGCAATGATCCGCTGGCGGGAATGGACATTTCAACCGGCATGTTCGGCGAATTCACCACGGTGCTCATGGGGGTCGCCGCGCGGCACGCGAAAAACCGGGTGGTCGCGCTTCTGGAGGGTGGCTATAACCTGAATGCGCTCGCCGCGAGCGTGGAAAGAATGATGCGAACCTTCGTCGAGGCCTGA
- the cydB gene encoding cytochrome d ubiquinol oxidase subunit II encodes METMAFLQTSWFVIIGILLTGYAILDGFDLGTGALLPFLARDDDEKLMVFNSIWPFWDGNEVWLITGGAVLFAAFPHAYATVFSGFYLAFMFILFALIFRAVSIEFWYYDEKRRGLWSAAFVVGSLLPSLLFGVALGNVIVGIPLAESMEFTGNFFTLLRPYPLALGLLGLSAILMQGVTFITMKTDGAVQKRARELFGKIWAIFAAALALSFIATIIYMPESLASPYVWISATVVIAAWLLCRRFASTGKMGASFAMSSLSFAGLWGIVGVTHFPNLVKATGDAALSITIYNASSGEKTLTVMLWIALIGMPIVILYTAFVYRVFRGKVMTAK; translated from the coding sequence ATGGAAACAATGGCATTCTTACAGACGTCCTGGTTTGTGATCATTGGGATTCTACTGACCGGCTACGCGATCCTTGACGGTTTCGACCTGGGAACGGGCGCCCTGCTCCCCTTTCTTGCCAGGGATGACGACGAGAAGCTCATGGTCTTCAACTCAATCTGGCCCTTCTGGGACGGGAACGAAGTCTGGCTGATCACCGGGGGGGCGGTCCTTTTTGCCGCGTTTCCGCATGCATACGCGACGGTTTTCAGCGGTTTTTACCTGGCTTTCATGTTTATCCTTTTCGCACTCATCTTTCGTGCTGTTTCCATCGAATTCTGGTACTACGATGAGAAGCGCCGGGGCCTGTGGAGCGCGGCCTTCGTTGTGGGCAGTCTGCTTCCCTCGCTCCTCTTTGGTGTCGCTCTCGGCAATGTGATAGTCGGCATCCCGCTCGCCGAATCGATGGAGTTTACCGGTAATTTTTTTACGCTCCTGCGTCCCTACCCGCTTGCGCTCGGCCTGCTCGGCCTTTCCGCCATATTGATGCAGGGGGTTACATTTATCACCATGAAGACTGACGGCGCGGTCCAGAAACGCGCCCGCGAACTCTTCGGCAAAATATGGGCCATCTTCGCCGCCGCGCTGGCCCTGTCGTTCATCGCCACCATTATCTACATGCCCGAAAGCCTCGCGAGCCCGTATGTATGGATATCAGCGACCGTGGTAATCGCCGCGTGGCTCCTCTGCAGGCGTTTTGCCTCGACGGGGAAGATGGGGGCGTCATTCGCAATGTCATCGCTCAGTTTCGCGGGACTGTGGGGTATCGTTGGCGTAACCCATTTCCCAAACCTGGTAAAGGCGACCGGCGACGCCGCGCTCAGCATCACCATATACAACGCCTCCTCGGGGGAGAAGACTCTTACGGTCATGTTGTGGATAGCGCTTATCGGCATGCCGATTGTCATCCTGTATACCGCCTTTGTTTACAGGGTGTTCAGGGGGAAAGTGATGACGGCAAAATAG
- a CDS encoding FAD-dependent oxidoreductase yields MNHIVIIGLGSAGYAALMSIRRTAPKSRITVIDPKLTDLMHPCGIPYSLGGHVPAAGLEQDILLSKMGVKKLAGEAVRIDADSRTITMHAGDGERAIAFDAAIIATGSVPAIPAIAGMERALYNGLYPLATVDDLKKIKDRLDSAVRGVVIGAGAIGLEAAIALRKHLKTIYLFEMKPQVLPGILDPDMSVPVREHMELHGVVMNAGASVDGILSDAGFAGVTSGEKAYEAEIGILAAGFRADTDLAAGSGIAFEPLGITVDERMRTSVPGVFAAGDCIAAWSVIDGARVPVKLATCAYRQGVVAGINASGGDVAYRGTAATFVTKVGKLEVAGTGYTTEAAKGAGYTPVEGKIRTGILPEYFPGNTEISLKVICDRDSGRFLGAQAVAENGAAGRINLVSMALDAGVMPADFWRVELAYCPAVSKVIDPLNRAVEFALRRIAR; encoded by the coding sequence ATGAACCATATTGTTATCATCGGACTGGGAAGCGCCGGATACGCGGCGCTGATGAGCATCAGACGCACGGCGCCGAAATCGCGGATTACCGTAATAGATCCAAAGTTGACCGACCTGATGCACCCCTGCGGCATCCCCTATTCCCTCGGGGGACATGTTCCCGCCGCGGGCCTCGAACAGGATATCCTTCTTTCCAAAATGGGAGTCAAAAAACTTGCCGGAGAGGCGGTGAGAATCGACGCCGATTCACGGACAATAACAATGCACGCCGGCGACGGAGAGCGCGCCATTGCGTTCGATGCCGCTATCATCGCCACGGGGAGCGTTCCCGCGATACCGGCGATAGCGGGAATGGAGCGGGCGCTCTACAACGGGCTCTATCCACTTGCGACCGTGGATGATTTAAAGAAGATAAAGGATCGACTCGATTCGGCGGTTCGGGGGGTTGTTATCGGGGCCGGGGCGATCGGCCTCGAGGCGGCGATCGCGCTCCGCAAACATCTTAAAACAATATATCTATTTGAGATGAAACCGCAGGTGCTTCCGGGCATCCTCGACCCGGACATGTCCGTGCCGGTACGGGAACATATGGAGTTACACGGTGTCGTGATGAACGCCGGGGCGTCGGTCGACGGCATTCTTTCGGACGCCGGGTTCGCCGGTGTAACGAGCGGAGAAAAAGCATATGAGGCCGAGATCGGCATCCTCGCGGCCGGGTTCCGCGCGGACACGGACCTGGCAGCCGGTTCCGGAATCGCCTTCGAACCGCTCGGCATCACCGTGGATGAACGGATGCGAACCTCGGTCCCCGGCGTGTTCGCGGCGGGAGACTGTATTGCGGCCTGGTCGGTGATCGACGGCGCGAGGGTGCCGGTCAAGCTCGCAACCTGCGCCTATCGCCAGGGCGTTGTCGCGGGCATCAACGCGTCGGGGGGCGATGTCGCCTATCGGGGAACGGCCGCCACGTTCGTAACGAAAGTCGGCAAGCTGGAGGTGGCCGGCACCGGATATACCACCGAGGCCGCGAAGGGCGCCGGCTATACCCCGGTCGAGGGGAAAATCCGCACCGGTATACTTCCGGAGTATTTCCCCGGCAATACCGAGATTTCACTCAAGGTGATATGTGACAGGGACTCGGGGAGGTTTTTAGGGGCTCAGGCGGTGGCCGAAAATGGAGCGGCCGGACGCATCAACCTCGTGAGCATGGCGCTTGATGCAGGGGTAATGCCGGCCGATTTCTGGAGGGTCGAGCTCGCGTACTGCCCCGCGGTGAGCAAGGTGATCGATCCCCTCAACAGGGCGGTTGAATTCGCATTAAGGAGGATTGCCCGATGA
- a CDS encoding rubrerythrin family protein, whose amino-acid sequence MKSVKGTKTEKNLLASFAGESQARNRYTYFASVAKKEGYEQMAAIFLETAENEKEHAKRFFKFLEGGEVEITASYPAGVIGTTAENLKNAAAGENMEHTKLYPEAAKIAEEEGFKEIAFVFRKIAEVELHHEIRYLNLLKNLKEGKVFKKDTEEKWICRNCGYIHEGNAAPEKCPTCDHPRAYFELLCDHF is encoded by the coding sequence ATGAAAAGCGTTAAGGGAACAAAAACCGAGAAAAATCTCCTCGCTTCTTTCGCCGGCGAATCGCAGGCGCGGAACAGATACACCTATTTCGCGTCGGTGGCGAAGAAAGAAGGGTACGAACAGATGGCCGCCATATTCCTCGAGACGGCCGAAAACGAGAAGGAGCACGCCAAACGATTTTTCAAGTTTCTCGAGGGCGGCGAAGTCGAAATCACCGCGTCGTATCCCGCCGGTGTGATCGGCACCACGGCCGAGAACCTCAAAAATGCCGCCGCGGGCGAGAACATGGAGCACACCAAACTTTATCCGGAGGCGGCGAAGATCGCCGAAGAGGAGGGATTCAAGGAAATCGCGTTTGTATTCCGCAAGATCGCCGAAGTCGAGCTTCACCACGAGATTCGGTATCTCAATCTTCTTAAAAACCTCAAGGAAGGGAAGGTTTTCAAAAAAGACACCGAGGAGAAATGGATATGCCGCAACTGCGGATACATTCACGAGGGCAACGCGGCCCCCGAGAAATGCCCCACGTGCGATCATCCCAGGGCGTATTTCGAGCTGCTCTGCGACCATTTTTAG
- a CDS encoding MaoC family dehydratase N-terminal domain-containing protein: MAIDTKFIGKTWPEISYDVCKEKIREYAKAIKNPDPHFVDEAFAKKSKYGRIIAPPTFCVVFGGALMEPIFFDNELNLNLMMLVHGEQEFEFFEVVKDRDTITSTAKITDIVNKEKLDVLTIEALSKNQHGRNVCRGIYTFVVRK, encoded by the coding sequence ATGGCGATCGATACAAAATTCATCGGGAAGACATGGCCGGAAATCTCCTACGACGTGTGCAAGGAGAAGATACGGGAATACGCAAAGGCCATTAAGAACCCGGATCCTCACTTTGTAGACGAGGCATTTGCGAAGAAATCCAAGTATGGCCGTATAATAGCGCCGCCGACCTTCTGCGTTGTTTTCGGCGGGGCGCTCATGGAACCGATTTTCTTCGACAACGAGTTGAACCTCAATCTCATGATGCTGGTCCACGGCGAACAGGAATTCGAGTTCTTCGAGGTGGTGAAGGACAGGGACACCATCACCAGCACCGCGAAAATAACGGATATCGTCAACAAGGAGAAGCTGGACGTTCTGACAATTGAGGCGCTCAGCAAAAACCAGCATGGTCGCAACGTCTGCAGGGGAATCTACACTTTCGTGGTAAGGAAATAG
- a CDS encoding FprA family A-type flavoprotein yields MKPIELKKGVYWVGGIDWDLRNFHGYLTQRGSTYNAYLIIDDKITLIDTVKHYLYEEMLARISAVVDPAKIDYIICNHVEMDHSGSIPLITKTAKNAKVLASPAGEKGLRHHYREELNIRAVKAGETILLGKRSLQFLLTPMVHWPDNMIAYCPEEKILFSNDAFGQHIATSERFDDEYHADVIIEEAKKYYANIVLPYSAQVKKALDAAATLDIGVIAPSHGIIWRSAIPNILRHYKAWSENTVENKALVIYDTMWNSTRKIAYAIREAFENRGVHTAMYDLKFNHISDIMTDVLTARYICVGSPTLNNNMLPGVAAFLTYLKGLAPRDRTGLAFGSFGWGGQSIELVHRELEGCGFKMLEKIRVQYIPDDDTLSGIAGKLESAL; encoded by the coding sequence ATGAAACCGATAGAACTTAAAAAGGGCGTTTACTGGGTGGGTGGAATCGACTGGGACCTCAGAAACTTCCACGGATATCTCACCCAGCGCGGCTCGACCTATAACGCGTACCTGATCATTGACGATAAGATTACGCTGATCGACACGGTTAAACACTACCTCTACGAAGAAATGCTCGCGCGCATTTCGGCGGTGGTCGATCCTGCGAAGATCGATTATATCATATGCAACCACGTGGAGATGGACCACTCCGGTTCCATCCCGCTCATCACGAAAACAGCGAAAAATGCCAAGGTGCTTGCCTCTCCGGCCGGCGAGAAAGGGCTCAGGCATCATTACAGGGAAGAGCTCAATATCCGCGCGGTAAAGGCCGGCGAGACGATACTACTCGGCAAACGCAGCCTCCAGTTCCTGCTGACCCCCATGGTCCACTGGCCGGACAACATGATCGCCTACTGCCCTGAGGAAAAGATACTCTTTTCAAACGATGCCTTCGGCCAGCATATAGCGACCTCGGAGCGGTTCGATGATGAATACCATGCGGACGTCATCATCGAGGAGGCCAAAAAGTATTACGCAAACATTGTCCTGCCCTATTCGGCACAGGTTAAAAAAGCGCTCGACGCCGCGGCCACGCTCGACATCGGCGTGATCGCCCCCAGCCACGGCATCATCTGGAGGAGCGCCATTCCCAACATCCTCCGGCACTACAAAGCGTGGTCGGAGAACACCGTCGAGAATAAGGCACTGGTCATATACGACACGATGTGGAATTCGACCAGGAAAATCGCGTACGCGATACGGGAGGCTTTTGAGAACAGAGGCGTTCACACGGCGATGTACGATCTGAAATTCAACCACATCTCGGATATCATGACCGATGTATTGACGGCAAGATACATCTGCGTGGGTTCTCCTACCCTCAACAACAACATGCTTCCCGGTGTCGCGGCTTTTCTAACGTATTTAAAGGGCCTCGCCCCGAGGGATCGCACGGGCCTGGCCTTCGGATCGTTTGGCTGGGGCGGGCAGAGCATCGAGCTCGTCCACAGGGAACTCGAGGGATGCGGCTTCAAAATGCTCGAAAAAATAAGGGTACAGTACATTCCCGACGACGACACGCTTTCAGGGATTGCCGGAAAACTCGAGTCGGCGTTGTAA
- a CDS encoding heavy-metal-associated domain-containing protein: MKFLVKDMSCHHCVGRINDALYRLDGVDGVKIDLEHKLVEVSGRASVDAVIDVIKGAGYTAETE; the protein is encoded by the coding sequence ATGAAATTTTTAGTGAAAGATATGTCCTGCCATCACTGTGTCGGGCGAATCAACGATGCGCTTTACCGCCTTGACGGTGTAGACGGTGTGAAGATCGATCTGGAGCATAAACTCGTTGAAGTCAGCGGCCGGGCGAGCGTCGACGCCGTTATCGACGTCATTAAAGGCGCCGGATACACCGCAGAAACTGAGTAA
- a CDS encoding rubredoxin: MKKYVCTVCGYIYDPAIGDPDNGVKPGTAFEDVPADWVCPVCGVEKDSFEAEK, from the coding sequence ATGAAAAAGTACGTATGCACGGTGTGCGGCTATATTTATGATCCCGCCATCGGTGATCCCGACAATGGCGTTAAACCCGGCACCGCTTTCGAAGACGTCCCAGCCGACTGGGTATGCCCCGTTTGCGGAGTTGAAAAGGATTCGTTCGAGGCGGAGAAGTAA
- a CDS encoding acyl-CoA dehydrogenase family protein, translating into MDYTMTDEQKAIKENFANFCQKEIAPRASILDRASEQEVHSLIKENMKKLASIGFLGMPHEEQYGGTSNDLISQAIAGEEVARACASTFLSCGASYGLFGIPLRLFGNAEQKQKYLPGIIKGDLVGCFGLTEPEAGSDAAAIRTSAVKKGPEWVLNGTKTFITNGPIADVSLIMAYNDKAAGPGAGVTAFLVEKDAPGFSVGKAFDKLGFRGSPTSELVLEDCRVPESAVLGNVGHGFIQAMQTLEFGRIGMATVSLGIAVACMDEANKYSKERKAFGKPINRYQEISFKLADMMIMTDISRLLIYRASWAKEVKDPESAVLASCAKLFASESATQIASMAVQVFGGYGYIKDFAVERLYRDAKLGEIGEGTSEIQRVLIAKSILARFKK; encoded by the coding sequence ATGGATTATACAATGACCGATGAACAGAAGGCGATAAAAGAAAACTTCGCCAATTTCTGCCAGAAGGAGATCGCGCCCCGCGCCTCGATACTGGATCGGGCGAGCGAGCAGGAGGTGCACTCGCTTATTAAGGAGAACATGAAGAAACTCGCCTCCATAGGCTTTCTCGGAATGCCGCACGAGGAGCAGTACGGCGGCACCTCGAACGACCTGATAAGCCAGGCGATCGCGGGCGAAGAGGTGGCCAGGGCATGCGCTTCGACCTTCCTGTCGTGCGGAGCGAGCTACGGGCTATTCGGAATACCGCTCAGGCTTTTCGGAAACGCCGAACAGAAACAGAAATACCTGCCCGGGATCATTAAGGGAGACCTTGTGGGATGCTTCGGGCTCACCGAACCGGAAGCCGGTTCCGACGCCGCTGCGATACGCACCTCCGCGGTCAAGAAGGGCCCGGAGTGGGTCCTCAACGGCACCAAGACCTTCATCACCAACGGCCCGATTGCCGACGTCTCACTGATCATGGCATATAACGACAAGGCCGCCGGGCCGGGTGCGGGCGTTACGGCGTTCCTGGTCGAAAAGGACGCCCCGGGATTCTCGGTGGGGAAAGCGTTTGACAAACTGGGATTCAGGGGCTCTCCTACTTCCGAGCTGGTTCTCGAGGATTGCAGGGTGCCGGAGAGCGCCGTGCTCGGTAACGTAGGGCATGGATTCATACAGGCCATGCAGACCCTGGAATTCGGCAGGATCGGCATGGCGACGGTCTCGCTGGGGATCGCCGTGGCCTGTATGGACGAGGCCAACAAATACTCCAAGGAGCGCAAAGCGTTCGGCAAGCCGATCAACCGCTACCAGGAAATTTCGTTCAAGCTCGCGGACATGATGATCATGACCGACATCTCGCGTCTGCTCATCTACCGGGCCTCGTGGGCCAAGGAAGTGAAGGACCCGGAGTCGGCGGTATTGGCGTCGTGCGCAAAGCTTTTCGCGAGCGAATCGGCCACGCAGATAGCGAGCATGGCGGTACAGGTGTTCGGCGGATACGGCTACATCAAGGACTTCGCCGTCGAGCGCCTGTATCGCGACGCCAAACTCGGCGAAATTGGCGAAGGTACTTCTGAAATACAGCGCGTGCTGATAGCGAAAAGTATTCTGGCGCGCTTCAAGAAATAG
- a CDS encoding alpha/beta hydrolase: MGPLKKIITFITACLLVFYFVPLIVEGLKPTTDRLRAGMTELNTVPVLNYTMNYRTRGRGPAVILVHGFSQSTLIWESNINALARAGYRVYAIDLFGHGMSDKPYGIRYSLDLYALQIREFMNVLGIRRAHLAGHSMGGAVALKFSCLYPSMTGNLVLIGSAGLHHERNGNLVFRLMRYPLLGEFLILFNFKPVVRMVNSAINTNGLIAVSDDYINRYIMPSSTRGYNYAFLRILRNFSTPPWEVEDCIAGVKRPAFILHGTDDRLVPASSGRRMHALLPGSKLVMVSKGPHALMETHAGLVNREIIEFLRTRR, translated from the coding sequence ATGGGACCGCTTAAAAAGATCATAACTTTCATCACGGCATGCCTCCTCGTTTTTTATTTCGTGCCTTTGATCGTCGAGGGGCTCAAGCCGACCACCGACCGGCTGCGCGCCGGCATGACGGAGCTCAATACCGTCCCGGTACTCAATTATACCATGAACTACCGCACTCGCGGCAGGGGGCCGGCCGTCATATTGGTCCACGGCTTCAGCCAGTCCACCCTGATCTGGGAAAGCAACATCAACGCGCTCGCGCGCGCCGGATACCGCGTCTATGCCATCGATCTTTTCGGACACGGCATGAGTGACAAGCCTTATGGAATCCGTTATTCTCTCGACCTGTACGCCCTGCAGATCCGCGAATTCATGAACGTTCTCGGAATACGTCGTGCTCACCTCGCGGGCCACTCGATGGGAGGGGCGGTCGCACTGAAGTTCTCCTGCCTGTATCCTTCGATGACCGGGAACCTCGTGCTGATCGGAAGCGCCGGTCTTCACCATGAACGAAACGGAAACCTCGTCTTCCGCCTTATGCGCTACCCGCTCCTTGGTGAATTCCTCATCCTCTTTAATTTCAAGCCCGTTGTCCGGATGGTCAACAGCGCCATCAACACCAACGGCCTGATCGCGGTGAGCGATGATTACATCAACCGCTATATTATGCCGTCGAGCACCCGCGGGTATAACTACGCTTTTTTAAGAATACTGCGGAATTTCAGCACCCCCCCCTGGGAGGTGGAGGACTGCATAGCGGGCGTTAAAAGACCGGCGTTCATCCTTCATGGAACCGACGACCGGCTGGTCCCGGCGTCGTCGGGGAGAAGAATGCACGCACTGCTTCCCGGTTCGAAGCTGGTAATGGTCTCGAAGGGGCCGCACGCTCTCATGGAAACCCACGCCGGGCTGGTCAACAGGGAGATTATCGAATTTTTACGAACACGGCGGTAA